One Streptomyces lincolnensis genomic region harbors:
- a CDS encoding DNA-binding protein has protein sequence MSHDAREWVWNHSHSKGTARLVLALIADRCIDRRCIAYASVPTLMKRANASRTAVRDALAKLIAGGELVPLPGRKGPRGETYYRLPDAARFLAEQAAEGDQDLTLPGGRNPTPGGPESDPADAFDGGPESDPPVRNATPRGVGFRPSGGADSDSQNRREPKVNGSNSSSSAPLIPATDWQIDDDARAWLQDHGHLDRLGEHALHTADEKWRTYRATWDPRTAAAWAADWRAWIARERTPTAGRPNLYALPGGTPTSTTGMTRSEAHMAALLAALDEPTGS, from the coding sequence ATGAGCCACGACGCCCGCGAATGGGTGTGGAACCACAGCCACAGCAAAGGCACCGCCCGCCTGGTCCTCGCTCTGATCGCCGACCGGTGCATCGACCGGCGCTGCATCGCGTACGCATCCGTGCCCACCCTCATGAAGCGCGCGAACGCCTCCCGCACCGCGGTGCGTGACGCACTGGCCAAGCTGATCGCCGGCGGGGAGCTTGTCCCGCTGCCTGGACGCAAGGGGCCACGGGGAGAGACGTATTACCGCCTGCCGGACGCTGCCCGGTTCCTCGCCGAACAGGCTGCCGAGGGGGATCAGGATCTGACCCTCCCGGGGGGTCGGAATCCGACCCCTGGGGGACCGGAATCCGACCCTGCGGACGCCTTCGACGGGGGGCCGGAATCTGATCCCCCGGTACGGAATGCGACCCCCAGGGGGGTCGGATTCAGACCCTCAGGGGGTGCGGATTCCGACTCCCAGAACAGAAGAGAACCGAAGGTGAACGGTAGTAACAGCAGTAGCTCTGCCCCGCTCATCCCCGCCACCGACTGGCAGATCGACGACGACGCCCGGGCCTGGCTGCAGGACCACGGCCACCTCGACCGACTCGGCGAGCACGCCCTGCACACCGCCGACGAGAAGTGGCGCACCTATCGGGCCACCTGGGATCCCCGCACCGCTGCAGCCTGGGCTGCCGACTGGCGCGCCTGGATCGCCCGCGAGCGCACCCCCACCGCCGGACGCCCCAACCTCTACGCCCTGCCCGGCGGCACGCCCACCTCGACGACCGGCATGACGCGCTCCGAGGCGCACATGGCCGCCCTGCTCGCCGCCCTCGACGAACCGACCGGATCGTAA
- a CDS encoding helix-turn-helix domain-containing protein translates to MAARSLEIGPAGIRTARTIEILRTERGLAQRELAARATALGRPMTNTMLSRIERAQRRCDIDDLVALAQALQVSPLALLHGVQAA, encoded by the coding sequence ATGGCAGCACGATCCCTGGAAATCGGTCCGGCCGGAATACGGACCGCCCGCACCATCGAAATCCTCCGCACCGAACGCGGCCTCGCCCAGCGCGAGCTCGCCGCCCGCGCCACCGCCCTCGGCCGTCCGATGACCAACACGATGCTGTCCCGCATCGAACGCGCCCAACGCCGCTGCGACATCGACGACCTCGTCGCTCTCGCCCAGGCCCTCCAGGTCTCGCCCCTGGCACTTCTCCACGGGGTTCAAGCCGCGTAG
- a CDS encoding helix-turn-helix domain-containing protein — protein MADRLLTVAEAGEMLGTGERFVRRLIAERRIRYVKLGRPVRIPESAVAEYVEARTVEPVRRIRARYGKAA, from the coding sequence ATGGCTGACCGCCTCCTGACCGTGGCCGAGGCCGGCGAGATGCTCGGCACGGGCGAGCGCTTCGTCCGCCGCCTGATCGCCGAGCGCCGCATCCGCTACGTCAAGCTGGGCCGCCCGGTGCGCATCCCCGAGAGCGCGGTCGCCGAGTACGTCGAGGCGCGCACCGTCGAGCCGGTCCGCCGTATCCGCGCCCGCTACGGGAAGGCGGCCTGA
- a CDS encoding tyrosine-type recombinase/integrase, with product MAGRKPQRRREFGTVRRLPSGRWQARYIGPDGQRYTAPETFETRSDAQDWLNLVRADIERNTWRNPDAGAVNFEKYALRWMEERGLAATTVDRYGGLLRGHILPTFGGKDLDEITPPSVRTWRAERLKATGPTTVAKSYRLLKGILQTAVDDDLLRTNPCRIKGAGKEEADERPTATIAQVFDLADAMGPRWRLMVLLGAFASLRPEELAELRRHSVDLDECSLRITQASPELTNGRRVTGDPKSRAGKRTVYLPDFLLPELRRHLQWFAEKEGDGLIFVGEKGAPFRRSTFGRKWRKARTKVGMPDNFRFYDLRHTGNTLAADTGAKLKDLMVRAGQSSERAQLIYQHSTAKHQRRLAHAIDAEVRQQLRKPDAEGRHAEEA from the coding sequence ATGGCGGGACGCAAGCCACAGCGGCGGCGCGAGTTCGGCACGGTACGGCGGCTCCCCTCGGGCAGGTGGCAGGCCCGCTACATCGGTCCCGACGGCCAGCGGTACACCGCACCCGAAACGTTCGAAACCAGGTCCGACGCCCAGGACTGGCTCAACCTCGTCCGCGCCGACATCGAGCGCAACACCTGGCGCAACCCGGACGCCGGTGCGGTCAACTTCGAGAAGTACGCCCTGCGTTGGATGGAGGAGCGCGGCCTGGCCGCGACCACGGTCGACCGGTACGGAGGTCTGCTGCGCGGGCACATCCTGCCGACATTTGGTGGCAAGGACCTGGACGAGATCACCCCGCCCTCCGTCCGCACGTGGCGAGCCGAGCGCCTGAAGGCGACCGGTCCCACCACGGTCGCCAAGTCGTACCGCTTGCTAAAGGGCATCCTGCAGACGGCGGTCGACGACGACCTCCTGCGTACCAACCCGTGCCGTATCAAGGGCGCCGGCAAGGAGGAGGCCGACGAGCGCCCCACCGCCACCATCGCGCAGGTCTTCGACCTCGCCGACGCAATGGGCCCGCGCTGGCGCCTGATGGTCCTGCTCGGCGCCTTCGCCTCCCTCCGCCCGGAGGAGCTGGCCGAACTGCGCCGCCATAGTGTCGATCTCGACGAATGCTCCCTGCGGATCACGCAGGCGTCCCCGGAGCTGACGAATGGACGACGCGTCACAGGTGACCCCAAGTCCCGCGCGGGCAAACGCACCGTGTACCTGCCCGACTTCCTGCTCCCCGAGCTCCGCCGCCACCTCCAGTGGTTCGCCGAGAAGGAAGGGGACGGCCTGATCTTCGTCGGCGAGAAGGGCGCCCCATTTCGCCGCTCGACCTTCGGCCGCAAGTGGCGCAAGGCTCGCACCAAGGTCGGCATGCCGGACAACTTCCGCTTCTACGACCTCCGCCACACCGGCAACACCCTCGCCGCCGACACCGGCGCCAAGCTGAAGGACCTCATGGTCCGCGCCGGCCAGTCCTCGGAACGGGCCCAGCTGATCTACCAGCACTCGACGGCGAAGCACCAGCGCAGACTGGCCCATGCCATCGACGCCGAGGTACGGCAGCAGCTGCGAAAGCCGGACGCTGAGGGACGGCACGCCGAGGAAGCGTGA
- a CDS encoding GNAT family N-acetyltransferase: MAVKVLPASPAQVELIYKTVALGDRYTKTLGLLTPPAYRQAAENGGLLVAVEADEVIGYALFGLPKRSAHIRLAHLCVAEEQRGRGIARLLVEAIKQRHPQRLGIKAKCRRDYELSDMWTSLGFVPNGEVRGRGRDGEILDGWWLDLGHPDLFTEVESDALLVVTVDHGVFADLRGLAETADAEESRALEAGWMTDLVELAYTPQLVHQIRDVGDTAERQHQRAALHGLRQLTPASEAVAERTAELLKAAAESLADLPVDATLRRCLHYVAETSCAGLQVLATRNPLLSRLADVAWEVARVRVVSPSTVTLHVDELRQAQVYRPADLMGTEFRSSEVAPGAEDELVAFFNQSGGDDGSAFAERLRSLTDDTVAWRRELLRDGQGHPVALYAWALDGRTLIVPVLRTADHPLEETLARQILFLLKRQGRDCGAETIRISDPYLPAVAKAAAGDDGFFEHDGKFVALLVDVCGTAAEVEAVAGGLARELTVEATALHAQMPAEVAAMVERAWWPAKVIDSELPSFLLPIKPRWSTELFNVPAMLLLRSHVLGISREHVYYRSSGRRGESVPARLLWYVSDGGAHMDGQMVVGSSRLDEVLIDTPDALFSKFEHLGVYGRAEVQEAADASGHAMALRFSDTEIFPKPVTLRRLSSLARELGLPWSSNMLISLSKISNELFQAVYKEGHRTT, encoded by the coding sequence ATGGCGGTCAAGGTTCTTCCCGCGTCGCCTGCGCAGGTCGAGTTGATCTACAAGACCGTGGCGCTGGGCGATCGCTACACAAAGACGCTGGGGCTACTGACGCCTCCCGCGTATCGACAGGCGGCTGAGAACGGAGGGCTTCTGGTCGCCGTCGAAGCGGACGAGGTGATCGGCTACGCGCTGTTCGGGCTTCCGAAGAGGAGCGCTCATATACGCCTCGCTCACCTGTGTGTGGCGGAGGAACAGCGCGGCCGGGGTATCGCCCGACTGCTGGTGGAGGCGATCAAGCAGCGGCATCCCCAACGGCTCGGCATCAAGGCCAAATGCCGACGGGACTACGAACTCAGCGACATGTGGACGAGCCTGGGGTTCGTCCCGAACGGTGAGGTGCGCGGACGCGGCCGGGATGGAGAGATCCTCGACGGATGGTGGCTGGACCTCGGGCACCCGGACCTGTTCACGGAGGTGGAGAGCGACGCGCTGCTGGTGGTGACCGTCGACCACGGTGTCTTCGCCGATCTGCGCGGACTCGCCGAAACGGCCGATGCGGAGGAGTCCCGCGCGCTGGAGGCGGGCTGGATGACGGACCTCGTCGAACTCGCGTACACGCCCCAACTGGTCCACCAGATCCGGGACGTCGGCGATACTGCCGAGCGTCAACACCAGCGGGCAGCGCTCCACGGCCTACGCCAGCTCACCCCTGCCTCCGAGGCCGTGGCCGAACGAACGGCTGAGCTGCTAAAGGCAGCCGCGGAGTCGCTTGCCGACCTTCCCGTCGACGCGACACTCCGACGCTGCCTGCACTACGTGGCCGAGACATCGTGCGCCGGCCTTCAAGTCCTGGCCACCCGGAACCCGCTCCTGTCCCGTCTCGCCGACGTGGCTTGGGAAGTCGCCCGTGTCCGCGTCGTATCGCCCTCCACCGTGACGCTCCACGTGGACGAGTTGCGGCAAGCCCAGGTGTATCGCCCGGCCGATCTGATGGGCACGGAGTTCCGGTCGAGCGAGGTGGCACCAGGTGCGGAGGACGAGCTGGTGGCCTTCTTCAACCAGTCGGGCGGCGACGACGGCTCGGCTTTCGCCGAGCGCCTTCGGTCGCTCACGGATGACACGGTCGCGTGGCGTCGAGAGCTGCTGAGGGACGGCCAGGGCCACCCGGTCGCCCTCTACGCATGGGCATTGGACGGTCGGACGCTGATCGTCCCCGTACTCCGAACTGCGGATCATCCGCTGGAAGAGACACTGGCCAGGCAGATTCTCTTCCTGCTAAAGCGTCAGGGGCGCGACTGCGGGGCGGAGACCATCCGTATCAGCGACCCGTATCTCCCAGCTGTGGCCAAGGCCGCCGCTGGGGACGACGGCTTCTTCGAGCACGACGGCAAGTTCGTTGCTCTCCTGGTGGACGTGTGCGGTACGGCAGCCGAGGTGGAGGCGGTGGCCGGCGGACTCGCTCGTGAGCTGACCGTGGAGGCAACTGCCTTGCACGCGCAGATGCCGGCCGAGGTGGCCGCCATGGTGGAGCGCGCCTGGTGGCCGGCGAAGGTCATCGACTCCGAGTTGCCGTCCTTCCTGCTGCCGATCAAGCCGCGCTGGTCCACCGAGCTGTTCAACGTTCCGGCCATGCTCCTGCTGCGCAGCCACGTCCTCGGCATCAGCAGGGAGCACGTCTACTACCGTTCCTCGGGGCGCCGAGGCGAAAGCGTTCCCGCCCGCCTCCTTTGGTACGTCAGCGACGGGGGCGCCCACATGGACGGTCAGATGGTGGTGGGGAGTTCGCGCCTCGACGAGGTGCTTATCGACACACCCGACGCCCTCTTCTCAAAATTCGAACATCTGGGCGTATATGGTCGGGCGGAGGTACAAGAAGCCGCTGATGCCTCCGGCCACGCCATGGCGCTGAGGTTCTCGGACACCGAGATCTTTCCCAAGCCGGTGACGCTGCGGCGATTGAGCTCGCTGGCCAGGGAGCTAGGACTACCGTGGTCGTCGAACATGCTGATCTCGCTGTCGAAGATCAGCAACGAGCTGTTTCAGGCGGTCTACAAAGAGGGGCACCGAACGACGTGA
- a CDS encoding ASCH domain-containing protein, translating to MNDPERAMLLSVHPRFATAILAGSKTVEVRRQRVAAPPGTPVLLYATAPTMALVGMARINSVHVASPKEVWSAHCAQTGITRREYDTYMSGATQASGLMLTDPVSFDEPVSLSALRAGGTFHPPQSYRYMKSDDLRQVVEAGPVVASALREVLGDLVPA from the coding sequence GTGAACGATCCGGAACGCGCGATGCTGCTGTCCGTCCACCCCCGCTTCGCCACCGCGATCCTGGCTGGCAGCAAGACGGTGGAGGTCCGCCGCCAACGCGTTGCCGCGCCTCCCGGAACCCCAGTCCTGCTGTACGCGACCGCGCCCACCATGGCCTTGGTGGGCATGGCGCGCATCAACTCGGTTCACGTGGCCTCCCCTAAGGAGGTCTGGTCGGCCCATTGTGCCCAGACGGGAATCACCCGACGCGAGTACGACACCTACATGAGCGGTGCCACTCAGGCGAGCGGCCTCATGCTGACGGACCCTGTTTCCTTCGATGAGCCGGTGTCGCTCAGTGCACTGCGTGCCGGTGGTACGTTCCACCCTCCGCAGAGCTACCGCTACATGAAGAGCGATGACCTGCGCCAAGTAGTCGAAGCGGGACCCGTGGTCGCATCGGCCCTGCGTGAGGTACTGGGCGATCTCGTGCCCGCGTAA
- the dcd gene encoding dCTP deaminase, with product MLLSDKDIRAEIDAGRVRIDPYDESMVQPSSVDVRLDRYFRVFENHRYPHIDPSIEQADLTRLVEPEGDEPFILHPGEFVLASTYEVITLPDDLASRLEGKSSLGRLGLVTHSTAGFIDPGFSGHVTLELSNLATLPIKLWPGMKIGQLCLFRLSSPAEFPYGSERYGSRYQGQRGPTASRSFLNFHRTQV from the coding sequence GTGCTTCTCTCAGACAAGGACATCCGGGCCGAGATCGACGCCGGGCGGGTACGGATCGATCCCTACGACGAATCCATGGTGCAGCCGTCGAGCGTTGACGTACGGCTGGACCGGTACTTCCGGGTGTTCGAGAACCACCGGTACCCCCACATCGACCCGTCGATCGAGCAGGCCGATCTGACGCGGCTCGTGGAGCCGGAGGGCGACGAGCCGTTCATCCTCCACCCCGGGGAGTTCGTCCTCGCCTCGACCTACGAGGTCATCACACTGCCCGACGATCTCGCCTCCCGGCTGGAGGGCAAGTCCTCCCTCGGGCGGCTCGGGCTGGTCACCCACTCCACCGCCGGGTTCATCGACCCCGGGTTCAGCGGGCACGTGACCCTTGAGCTCTCCAACCTCGCCACGCTCCCCATCAAACTGTGGCCCGGCATGAAGATCGGGCAGCTGTGCCTGTTCCGGCTCAGCTCGCCGGCCGAGTTCCCCTACGGCAGTGAGCGGTACGGCTCCCGCTACCAGGGGCAGCGCGGCCCCACCGCCTCCCGCTCCTTCCTCAACTTCCACAGGACCCAGGTATGA
- a CDS encoding phosphoribosyltransferase — translation MSAADIRENLTYEAFGTAVRELAQTIADDGYEPDIVLSIARGGVFVAGGLAYALDCKNIHLVNVEFYTGVGTTLDMPVMLAPVPNAIDFSSKKVLITDDVADTGKTLKLVRDFCIDTVAEVRSAVIYEKSQSLVKCEYVWKRTDDWINFPWSVLPPVHKAGQAPKENREAV, via the coding sequence ATGAGCGCCGCGGACATACGGGAGAACCTGACCTACGAGGCATTCGGCACCGCCGTCCGCGAGCTCGCGCAGACCATCGCCGACGACGGCTACGAGCCCGACATCGTGCTCTCCATCGCCCGCGGGGGAGTCTTCGTCGCCGGCGGGCTCGCCTACGCCCTCGACTGCAAGAACATCCACCTGGTGAACGTCGAGTTCTACACCGGCGTGGGCACGACCCTCGACATGCCCGTCATGCTCGCGCCCGTCCCCAACGCCATCGACTTCTCCTCCAAGAAGGTCCTCATCACCGACGACGTCGCCGACACCGGCAAGACGCTCAAGCTGGTGCGCGACTTCTGCATCGACACCGTCGCCGAGGTGCGCAGCGCCGTCATCTACGAGAAGTCCCAGTCCCTGGTGAAGTGCGAGTACGTCTGGAAGCGCACCGACGACTGGATCAACTTCCCCTGGAGTGTGCTGCCCCCCGTGCACAAGGCGGGACAGGCGCCCAAGGAGAACAGGGAAGCGGTCTGA
- a CDS encoding Yip1 family protein gives MSQLGRKGGPDPPGPARHSPGPGTFEDVAGFRIGRGGRDNRAPQARPQQPPHGQQAPQGPSYGYPPAAPQPYPQQQPSYGRGGGSPWPQTNGGHPGPGGYGGQAPQGGHGEPEYFGDHPSHHAPQGGPDPYAANNPGHTQAFSVGEDPYTQGATYQAGSAPAGPIGPRLHWKQLLRGIFLSPNQTFLQMRDYTMWGPALVVSFLYGLLAVFGFDGAREDAINATLSNAVPIVLVTAVAMVLSSFVLGVVTHSLARQLGGDGAWQPTVGLSMLIMSLTDAPRLVFAMFLGGDAPFVQILGWATWVVAGALLTLMVSKSHDLPWPKALGASAIQLIALLSIVKLGTF, from the coding sequence ATGTCACAGCTCGGCCGCAAAGGCGGGCCCGATCCACCGGGCCCGGCACGTCATTCTCCGGGACCAGGTACGTTCGAAGACGTGGCTGGATTCAGGATCGGACGCGGCGGCCGGGACAACCGCGCCCCGCAAGCGCGACCGCAACAACCCCCGCACGGACAGCAGGCGCCGCAGGGGCCGTCGTACGGCTACCCGCCGGCGGCGCCTCAGCCGTACCCGCAACAGCAGCCGTCGTACGGCCGCGGCGGCGGCAGTCCGTGGCCGCAGACGAACGGCGGTCACCCGGGGCCCGGCGGCTACGGCGGACAGGCGCCCCAGGGCGGGCACGGCGAGCCGGAGTACTTCGGCGACCATCCCTCGCACCACGCCCCGCAGGGCGGCCCGGACCCGTACGCGGCCAACAACCCCGGCCACACACAGGCGTTCTCGGTCGGTGAGGACCCGTACACCCAGGGCGCGACCTACCAGGCGGGCTCGGCCCCGGCCGGCCCGATCGGCCCGCGCCTGCACTGGAAGCAACTGCTGCGGGGCATCTTCCTGTCCCCCAACCAGACCTTCCTCCAGATGCGCGACTACACGATGTGGGGCCCGGCCCTCGTCGTGTCCTTCCTCTACGGCCTGCTCGCGGTCTTCGGCTTCGACGGCGCCCGCGAGGACGCGATCAACGCGACCCTGTCGAACGCGGTCCCGATCGTCCTGGTCACCGCGGTGGCGATGGTGCTGTCGTCCTTCGTCCTGGGCGTGGTCACCCACAGCCTGGCCCGCCAGCTCGGCGGTGACGGCGCCTGGCAGCCCACGGTCGGCCTCTCCATGCTGATCATGTCCCTCACGGACGCCCCCCGCCTCGTCTTCGCCATGTTCCTCGGCGGCGACGCGCCCTTCGTCCAGATCCTCGGCTGGGCCACCTGGGTGGTGGCCGGCGCCCTGCTCACCCTCATGGTGTCCAAGTCCCACGACCTGCCCTGGCCGAAGGCGCTGGGCGCGTCGGCGATCCAGCTGATCGCGCTGCTGTCGATCGTGAAGCTGGGCACGTTCTAG
- the tnpB gene encoding IS607 family element RNA-guided endonuclease TnpB, giving the protein MKKFQPQPGFVVQAYRFALDPNATQEHALRSHCGAARAAYNWAVGWVTASWWQRKAEETYGIAEAELTEWRPWSLPSLRKAFNQAKTTDLRFAAWWEENSKEAYSTGLANASSAFDNYAKSKQSKRHGKRMGTPRFKSKRKARLTCRFTTGTIRVDTDGRHVTLPRLGTIRVHEPPSGLLVRVKAGTARILSATVRHERGRWFVSFQTEVKRDLEPVARPDAAVGIDLGVKTLAVMADSTGEIRTVPNPGHYERAGKQLRRASRTVSRRQGPDRRTGQKPSKRWEKANAARNKMHHRVANLRADALHKLTTKVAAEYGTVVVEDLNVAGMLKNRRLARRIADAGFGEIRRQLAYKTSRRHATRIVVADRWYPSSKTCSGCGAVKAKLPLHVRTYECDACGLVLDRDDNAALNLAALAAAAVTGTGVAGGQDTAPVVSKPRGADQKTRVTRTRRKASAVRAGGATCRTSGRRKRETVLKPRPSRFGDVTDLPGRNARDAET; this is encoded by the coding sequence GTGAAGAAGTTCCAGCCGCAGCCCGGGTTCGTCGTGCAGGCGTACCGGTTCGCCCTGGACCCGAACGCCACCCAGGAGCACGCGCTGCGCTCGCACTGCGGTGCCGCGCGTGCCGCGTACAACTGGGCTGTCGGCTGGGTTACCGCCTCCTGGTGGCAGCGCAAGGCCGAGGAAACGTACGGCATCGCCGAGGCGGAGCTGACCGAGTGGCGGCCGTGGTCGCTGCCGTCGCTGCGGAAGGCGTTCAACCAGGCCAAGACGACCGATTTGAGGTTCGCCGCCTGGTGGGAGGAGAACTCCAAGGAGGCGTACTCCACCGGCCTGGCGAATGCGTCGTCCGCGTTCGACAACTACGCCAAGTCCAAGCAGAGCAAGCGGCACGGCAAGCGGATGGGCACGCCCCGGTTCAAGTCGAAGCGGAAAGCGCGCCTCACATGCCGGTTCACGACCGGCACGATCCGCGTCGACACCGACGGCCGACACGTCACGCTGCCCCGGCTCGGGACGATCCGCGTCCATGAGCCCCCCAGCGGCCTCCTCGTCCGCGTCAAGGCCGGGACCGCCCGCATCCTGTCCGCGACCGTCCGGCACGAACGCGGACGCTGGTTCGTCTCCTTCCAGACCGAGGTCAAACGCGACCTCGAACCGGTGGCGCGCCCGGACGCGGCGGTCGGTATCGACCTCGGTGTGAAGACCCTCGCGGTGATGGCCGACAGTACGGGTGAGATCCGCACCGTCCCCAACCCCGGGCACTACGAACGGGCAGGCAAGCAGCTGCGCCGCGCCTCCCGCACCGTCTCCCGCCGACAAGGCCCCGACCGGCGCACCGGACAGAAGCCGTCGAAGCGGTGGGAGAAGGCCAACGCCGCCCGCAACAAGATGCATCACCGGGTGGCGAACCTCCGCGCCGATGCCCTGCACAAGCTGACCACGAAGGTGGCAGCCGAGTACGGCACAGTCGTGGTCGAAGACCTGAACGTCGCCGGGATGCTCAAGAACCGGCGCCTGGCCCGCCGCATCGCCGATGCCGGATTCGGCGAGATCCGCCGCCAGCTCGCCTACAAGACCAGTCGGCGCCACGCCACCCGTATCGTGGTGGCGGACCGCTGGTACCCCTCCTCCAAGACCTGTTCCGGGTGCGGCGCGGTGAAAGCCAAGCTGCCGCTGCACGTCCGGACCTACGAATGCGACGCCTGCGGCCTGGTTCTGGACCGGGACGACAACGCCGCACTCAACCTCGCCGCGCTCGCGGCAGCCGCAGTAACTGGTACCGGAGTGGCCGGAGGCCAGGACACCGCCCCGGTGGTGTCGAAGCCTCGTGGAGCCGACCAGAAGACCCGTGTCACCCGCACCCGCCGCAAGGCGAGCGCGGTGCGGGCAGGTGGCGCAACCTGCCGCACCAGCGGCAGACGGAAGCGAGAGACCGTACTCAAGCCGAGGCCCTCACGCTTTGGTGATGTGACGGACCTTCCGGGCCGAAATGCCCGGGATGCTGAGACCTGA
- a CDS encoding IS607 family transposase, with protein sequence MKLSEWARQQGVSYQTAWRWVKDGKMPVPVRQAPSGTWLVDEAAVQSHGRVVAYCRVSSAEQKSDLDRQAARVVSGANRLGLAVAEVVTEVDSGLNGRRRKLHRLLSDPQAAVIVVEHRDRLALFGVEHLEAVLIASGRRLVVLDPTETADVLVRDITEVLTSMCARLYGRRAAENRAARAVAVATGEAAE encoded by the coding sequence GTGAAGCTTTCGGAGTGGGCGCGTCAGCAGGGCGTGAGCTACCAGACCGCCTGGCGGTGGGTGAAGGACGGGAAGATGCCCGTCCCCGTTCGCCAGGCGCCGTCCGGGACGTGGCTGGTCGACGAGGCCGCCGTCCAGTCACACGGGCGTGTCGTGGCGTACTGCCGCGTGTCGTCCGCTGAACAGAAGAGTGACCTTGACCGGCAGGCCGCCCGGGTCGTGTCCGGCGCGAACAGGCTGGGCCTGGCCGTTGCCGAGGTCGTCACCGAAGTGGATTCAGGGCTGAACGGGCGGCGCCGCAAGCTGCACCGCCTGCTGTCCGACCCGCAGGCGGCGGTGATCGTGGTTGAGCACCGCGACCGGCTGGCCCTGTTCGGCGTCGAACACCTCGAAGCCGTCCTGATCGCATCCGGGCGGCGCCTGGTCGTCCTCGACCCCACCGAGACCGCCGATGTCCTGGTGCGGGACATCACCGAGGTACTGACCTCGATGTGTGCCCGCCTGTACGGACGGCGGGCGGCGGAGAACCGGGCCGCCCGCGCGGTCGCGGTAGCGACCGGCGAGGCCGCCGAGTGA